In the Lampris incognitus isolate fLamInc1 chromosome 11, fLamInc1.hap2, whole genome shotgun sequence genome, one interval contains:
- the prkra gene encoding interferon-inducible double-stranded RNA-dependent protein kinase activator A homolog gives MSEEGYQSAVIAATLSTSVNAEQPQTLNPSKTPMQILHEYGTKTGNIPVYAMEKNEGQAHQPIFIFSVVVGDIRCTGQGHSKKHAKQLAAEIALNLLQISAGTEKLHVKPESNGVAPEPSKPPNSVGILQELALQRGWRLPEYTVLMEAGPPHKREFTVTCRLESLSETAVGNSKKVAKKAAAEKMVAKLQSLSGGSEITWNPKPTVQFENLRNSSAENISQLRRNPLSIPNTDYIQMMLELSQEQGFEVTYFDIDELTVNGQYQCLAELSTSPVTVCHGTGISCSNAHNDAAHSALQYIKIMASVK, from the exons ATGTCCGAAGAGGGTTATCAGTCGGCGGTGATCGCGGCGACGCTGAGCACAAG CGTGAATGCTGAACAGCCACAGACGCTAAACCCCAGTAAAACACCCATGCAAATTCTGCATGAATATGGCACCAAAACTGGTAACATTCCAGTGTATGCGATGGAGAAGAATGAAGGGCAAGCTCACCAGCCCATTTTCATCTTCAGTGTTGTAGTAGGAGACATTAGGTGTACAG GTCAAGGACACAGTAAAAAACATGCCAAACAGCTGGCTGCAGAGATTGCTCTGAACCTTTTGCAGATCAGTGCTGGAACAGA GAAACTTCATGTCAAGCCTGAGAGCAACGGGGTTGCACCGGAGCCCAGCAAACCGCCCAACTCGGTGGGGATCCTGCAG GAGCTAGCATTGCAGAGAGGATGGCGCCTCCCAGAATACACAGTTCTGATGGAAGCTGGCCCACCACACAAGAGAGAATTCACTGTTACGTGCCGCTTGGAGTCTTTGTCGGAGACTG CGGTTGGAAATTCGAAAAAGGTGGCAAAGAAGGCAGCGGCAGAGAAGATGGTGGCAAAGCTTCAAAGCCTGTCGGGGGGTTCTGAAATCACATGG AATCCCAAACCCACTGTCCAGTTTGAGAACTTGCGGAATTCCTCGGCTGAGAACATTTCTCAGCTGAGGAGAAACCCTCTGAGCATTCCCAACACAGACTACATTCAGATGATGCTCGAGCTGTCACAGGAGCAGGGCTTCGAGGTCACGTACTTTGACATTG ATGAGCTGACGGTGAACGGCCAGTACCAGTGCCTGGCTGAGCTGTCCACTTCCCCCGTCACCGTATGCCACGGCACAGGCATTTCTTGCAGCAATGCCCACAATGACGCAGCGCACAGTGCCCTTCAGTACATAAAGATCATGGCCTCCGTCAAATAA